In one Thermoproteales archaeon genomic region, the following are encoded:
- a CDS encoding VTT domain-containing protein: MEEAVKWLYELALQYGYFGAFIISILGNLLPFMPIPYLAAIFLFTANVPGVDPLLVGIISGIGGGIGKLIIFLTGWGVSSFLSDEQEKQINAFKKLLGDYGALAAFLFAATPSPDDIIIIPLGLIRYNTWKFFAAITAGKIIISIATSYFGAFFGGFFSEKGVWSSVVASIVFLIVFTWILLKIDWVKVMLIVNEKGWKEFLRIIYRRNWDLILVKKSKTQR; this comes from the coding sequence ATGGAGGAAGCTGTAAAATGGCTTTATGAGCTAGCACTGCAATATGGTTACTTTGGAGCATTCATTATTTCAATATTGGGGAATCTGCTTCCATTCATGCCTATACCATATCTAGCGGCAATATTCCTATTCACCGCGAACGTTCCAGGAGTTGATCCCCTACTAGTAGGTATAATAAGCGGTATCGGCGGTGGGATAGGTAAGCTAATAATTTTTCTAACCGGCTGGGGAGTTTCCAGCTTTCTAAGTGATGAACAAGAAAAGCAGATTAATGCTTTTAAAAAACTTTTAGGTGATTACGGGGCATTAGCAGCATTTCTTTTCGCCGCAACGCCTTCACCAGATGATATAATAATAATTCCTCTAGGATTAATAAGGTATAATACTTGGAAATTTTTCGCGGCTATCACGGCGGGGAAAATAATCATAAGTATAGCAACGTCTTATTTTGGGGCTTTTTTCGGCGGTTTTTTCAGCGAAAAAGGGGTATGGAGTAGTGTAGTAGCTTCTATAGTTTTTCTAATAGTTTTCACGTGGATACTGCTCAAGATCGACTGGGTTAAAGTAATGCTTATAGTGAATGAAAAGGGTTGGAAGGAATTTTTAAGAATAATATATAGAAGAAATTGGGACCTTATTTTGGTGAAAAAGTCTAAGACTCAAAGGTAA
- a CDS encoding RidA family protein, with product MKKVVFTKKAPKPIGPYSQAIKAGKFLFGAGQIPVNPETGKVVKGGIKEQTLRVMENIKAILEEAGYGLNDVVSVTVFLKDLSDFKEFNEVYAKFFEKEPPARTTVQAANLPKNVLLEVNFIAYKE from the coding sequence ATGAAAAAGGTAGTGTTCACCAAAAAAGCCCCAAAACCTATAGGTCCTTATTCCCAAGCAATAAAAGCTGGAAAATTTCTTTTCGGTGCCGGTCAAATACCGGTCAACCCGGAAACAGGAAAAGTTGTTAAAGGAGGCATCAAAGAGCAAACTTTAAGAGTTATGGAAAATATAAAAGCTATACTTGAAGAAGCAGGCTACGGTTTAAACGATGTGGTCTCCGTCACTGTATTTCTCAAAGATTTAAGTGATTTTAAAGAGTTCAACGAAGTCTATGCGAAGTTTTTTGAAAAAGAGCCACCAGCAAGAACAACTGTACAAGCTGCTAATTTGCCAAAAAACGTTCTTTTAGAAGTGAACTTTATCGCTTATAAGGAATGA
- a CDS encoding threonine ammonia-lyase, whose protein sequence is MLDIVDDVLKGIREARRVLAHIVHRTPLDHSLTLSRITDGDIYLKLENLQKTGSFKVRGAFYALWKKRQRAPFNVCVAASSGNHAQGVAYAASSLGIKAIIVMPEYTSVAKIQATRGYGAEVILHGRTYDDAYEKAVQIAEDKNAVFIHPFDDKHVIAGQGTIGTEIEEDLRDVDAVVVPVGGGGLISGIAVALKHLKPKIKIYGVQAEGAASMYKSYKKKERVCIESVDTIADGIAVKKPGEITFNIVQEYVDDIVTVSDNEIVRAIFVLLERSKILAEPAGAVGVAAILSGKIDVKGKKTAVVVSGGNIDMPLLSRIIQKALALEGREIRLRGVVPDRPIFLKEILEEVSTMRVNITSIDHDRLSPALPPGKAMIELTLEIPPGFNLEELLGKLKRRGFDFSIVE, encoded by the coding sequence ATGTTGGATATTGTTGATGATGTTCTTAAAGGTATTAGAGAAGCTCGCAGGGTTCTCGCGCATATCGTCCATAGAACACCTCTCGATCACTCTCTCACCCTTTCCCGCATTACTGACGGAGATATTTATTTGAAACTCGAGAATTTGCAGAAAACTGGCTCATTTAAAGTTAGAGGAGCTTTCTATGCCTTATGGAAGAAGAGGCAACGAGCACCCTTTAATGTTTGTGTTGCTGCTTCTTCGGGTAATCATGCTCAAGGCGTAGCGTATGCTGCGTCAAGTCTAGGTATAAAAGCCATCATTGTAATGCCTGAATATACATCGGTTGCAAAAATACAAGCAACGCGAGGATATGGAGCAGAAGTTATACTGCATGGAAGGACTTATGATGATGCTTATGAAAAAGCAGTTCAAATAGCGGAAGATAAAAACGCAGTTTTTATTCATCCTTTTGATGATAAGCATGTAATAGCTGGTCAGGGGACTATTGGAACGGAGATAGAGGAGGACTTGCGTGATGTAGATGCTGTAGTTGTTCCGGTGGGAGGAGGAGGCTTAATCTCAGGTATAGCAGTTGCTTTGAAACATCTAAAACCGAAAATAAAAATATATGGTGTTCAAGCAGAAGGAGCGGCGTCCATGTATAAATCGTATAAAAAGAAGGAGAGAGTATGCATTGAAAGCGTAGATACTATAGCTGATGGTATAGCTGTTAAAAAGCCGGGAGAAATAACATTCAACATAGTGCAGGAATATGTAGATGACATAGTTACAGTTTCTGACAACGAAATAGTGAGAGCTATATTTGTTCTACTTGAACGATCAAAGATACTTGCGGAGCCTGCTGGTGCTGTAGGTGTTGCTGCGATATTAAGCGGGAAGATCGACGTGAAAGGGAAAAAGACAGCTGTAGTCGTTAGTGGAGGAAATATAGACATGCCATTGCTTTCAAGGATAATACAAAAGGCGTTAGCATTGGAGGGTAGAGAAATAAGATTGAGAGGAGTGGTTCCCGATCGTCCGATATTTTTAAAGGAGATCTTAGAGGAAGTTTCGACTATGCGTGTTAACATTACATCCATTGATCATGACAGGTTAAGCCCTGCACTACCACCAGGTAAGGCAATGATCGAGCTTACGCTTGAGATTCCACCTGGTTTCAATCTCGAAGAGTTGCTGGGAAAATTAAAAAGGCGAGGATTTGATTTTAGTATTGTTGAGTAG
- a CDS encoding YjbQ family protein translates to MKVYFKELTISTNKQLQLVDITRDVEKAVSESGVKDGLCIIHAPHATAAIIANEHESGLMHDILTKISEEFPHNGKWLHNRIDDNAAAHLGSAFLSSTRIFPVRGGRIIRGTWQNIFLVEMDGPRSYRRVVIEVMGM, encoded by the coding sequence TTGAAAGTATACTTTAAGGAATTAACGATCTCCACCAATAAACAGTTACAGTTAGTTGATATTACTAGAGATGTTGAGAAAGCAGTCTCCGAGAGCGGAGTAAAAGATGGATTATGCATAATTCATGCTCCTCACGCGACCGCTGCCATAATAGCCAATGAGCACGAATCCGGGTTAATGCATGATATTTTAACAAAAATAAGCGAGGAATTCCCTCATAATGGTAAATGGTTGCACAATAGGATAGATGATAACGCTGCAGCTCATCTCGGCTCTGCTTTTTTATCTTCTACAAGAATATTCCCCGTAAGAGGGGGCAGAATTATAAGAGGCACGTGGCAAAATATTTTTCTTGTAGAAATGGATGGTCCTCGTAGCTACAGGCGAGTAGTAATCGAAGTTATGGGAATGTGA